AACCCACTGTATTGTTTAATTCCTTCTATATATACGACTGTTCTCATGTCAGACGGTTTATTCTTCAATGCAATACTCCAAAGCGTATCACCACGTTCAACGACTACTATTTTCTCCTGATGTTTAACCTGAGCAATAGAACTGGCGAAGACATTACCTACTACTGTAAACCCGGAAACTACGAGCATGAGAATCATCAAGACCTTAATCAAATTTGCCTGCCGGAATGCTTTGGTCATAAATAAAGACGAAATCATACGAACGGATGAAAAACGATTTTCTATAGGATCAACCCTCGGTGTCTCTTTATAAATGCTGCGGTATGTGCTATATTTTAACATGAAATATCACCCTCCAAAC
Above is a window of Paenibacillus wynnii DNA encoding:
- a CDS encoding LysM peptidoglycan-binding domain-containing protein; its protein translation is MLKYSTYRSIYKETPRVDPIENRFSSVRMISSLFMTKAFRQANLIKVLMILMLVVSGFTVVGNVFASSIAQVKHQEKIVVVERGDTLWSIALKNKPSDMRTVVYIEGIKQYSGLENSSIQAGDILSLPIY